The window TCTTCCTTGTCTCACCTTCGCCAGAATCTCATTGTCAAAAACCTACACCTGTGAGGAGGGGGAGAGGGGGAGTGTGGGGAGAGGGAGAAAGGAATACCGTTCCACCGTTCCACCGAAACCCTTTCCTCACGTTGATATTATTCCATAAAGGAGTCTTGGTAGCGACTCTACTTATTGTTAATCCTTTTTCTTATAATTAGAATCAAGCAAGCAAAAACTATCCCTAAACTAGGAGATGGTTCAGAAACAACAATATGATCATTTGAACTAGTAAGGGAACTAGAAGTATAAGCTATAATAGTTAAATTAGTTGGTTGCTCAGGGAAATATTTTAATGCTCCTTTGACTTGTTGACTAGATATCTCGTCAATTGCAAAATAAGGACTACTATTTCCTAATATTTCTAAAGACTCAGATCCTGGGGTTATTGCTAATAAACCTACATTGATTTCGGGGTGATTGGAACTGATCATAGGTTTAGTATTTAAGGAAAAAGATATAATTTGGTTAACGAGACTAGCTCCAATTGGTAAGGTATAAAAATAAATAACAATGGTTTCTCGGGAATAGGGAACTTGACTAGTAAACTGTGAATTAATTAAGCTAGTAAATTCAAAAAAAAACACTTCCTCTTGAGGGATAAAAAAGCTCATTTGCCAACCCGATTGACCTACAATTGAACTTACAGCCACTGGATTCTCTGCTAGTTTATATTGCAATTGAGAAGTTAAATTAGCCGATAATAGTTGTCGATTTTCACTTAAAATAATCTGGCTTGTTCCTGTCACTTCACCATTGATAAAATCAAGGTCTAAAGGTAAAAAAGTACTAACACCATTAGGAAGAAGTTGCTCAACAACAGGAAGATTAATCGCGTCAGGATGAGGAATAAACGTTGGTCCTGTTACAAATTGAGGATCTGATGCACCAAAAAAGGTTTGCTCAGTGGTAGAAATTAAAGCAAAAGCCGAGCTAAAAACAGAGGATTCTTGGAGTTTATGGCTAAAACTATTAGCCTCTAGTGAGCTACTAGAGTTCACAAAAGTTGCAGCTTGACTAGAAGCAATAGTTAGATAAAGAAAACTGAAAGAAACACTAAGACATAATATTACTGGTTGAGTTAATTGTGCAAAAAAAAACACTACAGGTAACCCCAAAGACTAATCATGGTTGTGATCAAGTTCGGGGGTGACGACTTCGATCATGGTCATCTCCTGTCGCAACCAATTGCTAAATAACCTATTGAGAATTTGAATTCTCAACGAATCATTTAACACTGGTTGAATAATTTCCTCAACATAGATTAATAATACTCCAGTAGGAGTAATAATTGGTCTGAGAACTTGTGGTGGTTGAGCAGCAAAAATGGCTGAACTAACTTCTGGTCTTAGGTTTTCGCGACTAACAATACCTTTATAACCACCTAGACGTCGTAGTTGGGGGTCAGAAATATATTGATGTGCTACTTGATTAAAAGTCAGTTCATTCTCAGTGATCGAATAATACAAATCTAAAGCTAGATCATGATCATCTAAGAACACCTCATAAATAACCGCACCGATAAAATCCTGTTGATGTTGGTAAAAAAAAGGTTCAACTTGCTCAGAAAATAAATGTTCTCTGAGTTTTTCCGCAGTAATCTGAAAGCGAATTAATTCCTCAAAATCTTCAGGAGAAATATAGTTTTCTTCCAGCCAAGATAAAGTATCTTCGGTTTTATAGAGTTTTTTAGCAATTCGCAGGCGATCGCAACCTTGTTGTAATTCTTGTTCACTAACTTGAATTTCTAATTCTTGAGCTTTAGTCATGACAATTTCCTGTTTAACAACGTCTTCAATTAGAGAAGAAATGCTTAAAGACAGTTGTAGATACTTAATAATTTTCTTGTTGGGGATGAGAATAATTGACATATTTTTAGAGTTCCAGACCAGTATTTTGTAATTTTTGAAAAGGCTCAAGAATAAAATCCATAACAGAACGTTGACGCACAACAATTTCTGCTGTCGCAGTTTGACCAGGGGTGAGGACTATTTGACCATTTTTATGGTTAATGTAGGGATGATCAATAACTATTTCTAGCTCAAAAACCTTGACTGTACCTTGAATTGTTTCTTGAATTTTTGAAGTAGGAGCAATCCAGCTAACCTCTCCTTCTACTACTCCATAATCTTGAAAAGGATAAGCATCAAATTTTAATTTGACAGTTTGTCCTAACTTAATAAAGCCACTATCAGCAGCTGGTATTTCAGCCCTAAGAATCAAAGGACTATTTTGAGGAGCAATACTCGCAAATAATTCCCCAGTTTGAATGACAGAGCCTGGTTCTTTAACGGGTAAATTAAAAATTACTCCCTCTATAGGTGAGCGAAAAATATATTGTTCTAGTTGTTTTTCTAGAGAAAATATATTAGCTTTGGTTTCGTCAATATTAGCCCTAAGACTAGTTAAATCTCCTTCGGTTTTTTTGATTTGTTCAGTAATTTTAGCTAAAGCCAATTGATTAGCATAAATAAGACTTTGATAACTTTGTTGTTCTTGGGCTAAAATCAGACGAGCTTCTTCAATTTTGGCTGTAGCTTCTTGCTCCATGATTTGATAGCTATTTTCTTGTTCTTTGTAGTAAATTTCTGCTTGTTCTACCTCTAATTTAGTTTGTTCTACTTCCTGTTGTCTTTCTTTTTCAGACTGGATAGTATCTTGTAAATGTTCAAATGGTAAAACTCCATTATCGAAAGCTTCTTGATAACGGGGAATTTTTTCTTGAGCTGTTTCTAATCTAATTAAAGCTGATTGATAGTTAGTGAGTTTAACTTCTACAGCGTTTCTAGCTTGTTGTAGTTGCTTCTCTCTTTCTAGTTTAGCTAATTCAAAGTTAGCGATTAAAGAATCTATTTGTTCTTGTGCTTGTTGAAGTTTTGTTTGTTTTTCTAATTCTTGAGCTTGGTTTTGTTGTACTTGAGTTTGATAAGTAATCTGCAGTTGATTCTGAAGATTGACTAATTGTAAAAATTGTTCGTTTTGGCTCTGTAATTTTTGCTGAGTTTTAGCCAAATCGTTATTAAGTAAATCCCTATCACATTCACCTAGGATTTGATTAAAACTAACGTATTCTCCCTCTTGTTTAGGAATAGAAACTAAAGTACAGACAATGGGAGAATCTAGTTCAATCGGTCTATTTTTAGGTTCAAGTCTGCCTTGGGCTGTACCTGTTTCATCTACTTTAGCTAGCATAGCCCAAGGGACAAGAATACTAGTAAAGAGGATAAAAGCATACAATAAACCTCTTGTCCAGGGACGTGGTAAACCTTCTAAAAACTCTAGAGTACTATCAGACCAAATCTCTCTTGTAGGCTCTGATACTAGAGAAGAAGTATCTGGAGCTTTCTTTGGGGAATTAACTATTTCAGAAGTCATGATTAAATCACCTTTTAAACGTTAGCGAGTTGTCTTTGATAGAGATGGAAATAAATACCCTGTTTGCTCATTAATTCCCCATGAGTGCCTTGTTCAGCTAAAATACCTTCATTGAGAACCAAAATGAGATTAGCGTGGCGTATAGTTGAGAGACGATGAGCAATAATAATGGTGGTATGATGTTCGCGAATTTTCTCTAAATTGACTTGAATGACTGCTTCTGATTCCGCGTCTAAATGACTAGTAG of the Gloeocapsa sp. DLM2.Bin57 genome contains:
- a CDS encoding HlyD family efflux transporter periplasmic adaptor subunit, with protein sequence MTSEIVNSPKKAPDTSSLVSEPTREIWSDSTLEFLEGLPRPWTRGLLYAFILFTSILVPWAMLAKVDETGTAQGRLEPKNRPIELDSPIVCTLVSIPKQEGEYVSFNQILGECDRDLLNNDLAKTQQKLQSQNEQFLQLVNLQNQLQITYQTQVQQNQAQELEKQTKLQQAQEQIDSLIANFELAKLEREKQLQQARNAVEVKLTNYQSALIRLETAQEKIPRYQEAFDNGVLPFEHLQDTIQSEKERQQEVEQTKLEVEQAEIYYKEQENSYQIMEQEATAKIEEARLILAQEQQSYQSLIYANQLALAKITEQIKKTEGDLTSLRANIDETKANIFSLEKQLEQYIFRSPIEGVIFNLPVKEPGSVIQTGELFASIAPQNSPLILRAEIPAADSGFIKLGQTVKLKFDAYPFQDYGVVEGEVSWIAPTSKIQETIQGTVKVFELEIVIDHPYINHKNGQIVLTPGQTATAEIVVRQRSVMDFILEPFQKLQNTGLEL
- a CDS encoding peptidylprolyl isomerase, with translation MSIILIPNKKIIKYLQLSLSISSLIEDVVKQEIVMTKAQELEIQVSEQELQQGCDRLRIAKKLYKTEDTLSWLEENYISPEDFEELIRFQITAEKLREHLFSEQVEPFFYQHQQDFIGAVIYEVFLDDHDLALDLYYSITENELTFNQVAHQYISDPQLRRLGGYKGIVSRENLRPEVSSAIFAAQPPQVLRPIITPTGVLLIYVEEIIQPVLNDSLRIQILNRLFSNWLRQEMTMIEVVTPELDHNHD